A region from the Triticum aestivum cultivar Chinese Spring chromosome 3D, IWGSC CS RefSeq v2.1, whole genome shotgun sequence genome encodes:
- the LOC123079586 gene encoding 40S ribosomal protein S2-3, protein MADRGGERGGDRGGERGGFGRGFGRGGRGDRGGRRGGRRGPRQEEEKWVPVTKLGRLVKEGRFTKMEELYLHSLPIKEHQIVEQLCPGLKDEVMKITPVQKQTRAGQRTRFKAFVVVGDSNGHVGLGVKCAKEVATAIRGAIILAKLSIVPVRRGYWGNKIGLPHTVPCKVTGKCGSVTVRMVPAPRGSGIVAARVPKKVLQFAGIDDVFTSSRGSTKTLGNFVKATFDCLMKTYGFLTPDFWRETTFTKAPYQEFTDILVKPTKALMLDAPAEKIEA, encoded by the exons ATGGCGGACCGCGGCGGCGAGCGTGGTGGCGACCGCGGAGGCGAGCGCGGCGGGTTCGGCCGCGGCTTCGGGCGCGGCGGGCGCGGGGACCGTGGCGGGCGCCGCGGCGGTCGTCGTGGCccccgccaggaggaggagaagTGGGTGCCCGTCACCAAGCTCGGCCGCCTCGTCAAGGAGGGCCGCTTCACCAAGATGGAGGAGCTCTACCTCCACTCGCTCCCCATCAAGGAGCACCAGATCGTGGAGCAGCTCTGCCCGGGGCTCAAGGACGAGGTGATGAAGATCACCCCCGTGCAGAAGCAGACCCGCGCCGGCCAGCGGACCCGCTTCAAGGCGTTCGTCGTCGTCGGCGACAGCAACGGCCACGTCGGGCTCGGCGTCAAGTGCGCCAAGGAGGTGGCCACGgccatccgcggcgccatcatcctcgccaagctctccatcgtgCCCGTCAGGAGGGGCTACTGGGGGAACAAGATCGGCCTGCCCCACACCGTGCCCTGCAAGGTCACCGGCAAGTGCGGCTCTGTCACCGTGCGCATGGTGCCCGCCCCGAGGGGTTCCGGGATCGTCGCCGCGcgcgtccccaagaaggtgctccagTTCGCTGGTATTGATGATGTCTTCACTTCCTCGCGTGGATCCACCAAGACCCTTGGCAACTTCGTCAAG GCAACCTTCGACTGCCTGATGAAGACCTATGGATTCCTCACCCCTGACTTCTGGAGGGAGACGACCTTCACCAAGGCGCCATACCAGGAGTTCACCGACATTTTGGTGAAGCCGACCAAGGCCCTGATGCTTGATGCACCAGCCGAGAAGATCGAAGCTTAG
- the LOC123079588 gene encoding non-specific lipid-transfer protein 2 yields MAAPRGAAVVLAMVLAAMVVAPPATVHAAISCSTVYSTLMPCLQYVQQGGSPARGCCTGIQNLLAEANNSPDRRTICGCLKNVANGASGGPYITRAAALPSKCNVALPYKISPSVDCNSIH; encoded by the exons ATGGCGGCTCCGAGGGGCGCGGCAGTGGTGCTGGCGATGGTGCTCGCGGCCATGGTGGTGGCGCCGCCGGCGACGGTGCACGCGGCCATATCCTGCTCCACGGTGTACAGCACGCTGATGCCGTGCCTGCAGTACGTGCAGCAGGGCGGTTCGCCGGCCCGGGGCTGCTGCACCGGCATCCAGAACCTGCTGGCGGAGGCCAACAACAGCCCCGACCGCCGCACCATCTGCGGCTGCCTCAAGAACGTCGCCAACGGCGCCTCCGGCGGGCCCTACATCAcccgcgccgccgcgctccccTCCAAGTGCAACGTCGCCCTCCCCTACAAGATCAGCCCCAGCGTCGACTGCAACTC GATCCACTGA